CCTCCTCCGAGGCCGTCCTCTCCGCCGACGAGAAGGAACTGGGCGTCGCGCTGGTGGACATCGGCGGCGGCACCACCGACATCGCCATCTTCGTGGACGGCGCCATCAAGCACACCTCCGTGCTCTCCCTGGGCGGCAACCACCTCACCAACGACATCGCCGTCGGCCTCAGGACCCCCATGGCCGAAGCCGAGCGTATCAAGCAGAAGTACGGCTGCTGCCTCTCCTCGTTGGTCGGCAAGGACGAGACCATCGAGGTCCCCAGCGTGGGCGGTCGCAAGCCGCGCATCCTCTCCCGCCAGCTCCTCTGCGAAATCCTCGAGCCGCGCGTCGAGGAGATCTTCACCCTGGTGAACCGCGAGATCGTGAAGAGCGGCCTCGAGGACATGATCGCCTCGGGCGTCGTCATCACCGGCGGCTCCACCATCTTGGAAGGGATGCCGGAACTGGCCGAGCAGATCTTCAATCTCCCGGTGCGTCGCGGCCTGCCGCAGCGCATTGGCGGCCTCACCGACGTCGTGAATTCACCGGTTTACGCCACCGGCGTGGGCCTGGTGGTCTACGGCTCCAAGAATGTCGGTGTGCACGAGTTCCCGACCCAGCAAAGTGACGAGACGGTGTTCCGCCGGGTGAGCCGCAGGATGAAGGAGTGGTTTGGCGAGTTCTTCTAAAAAAACACAACATATAGTGTTTTAGGGCTTCCATTATCGGGGCAAACGTAGTATAAAACCGGCTAATATTTTTGCCGCCGCCGGGGGGCGCGATAATAAGGGGGGTAGTTCATGTTTCATTTCGATGAAAGTATCGACCAGACTGCGAAGATAAAAGTAATAGGCGTTGGTGGTTCCGGCGGGAACGCAGTCAACACCATGATGACTGTGGGCATCGCAGGGGTCGATTTCATCGTTGCCAATACTGATGCACAGGCGCTCAGGATGTCCAAGGCGCCGGTCAAGATACAGATCGGAACCCAGCTCACCAAGGGTCTCGGTGCTGGCGCGAACCCCAACGTCGGCCGCGACGCCGCACTTGAGGACAAGGACAAGGTCACCGAGGCACTGAACGGTGCCGACATGATCTTCGTAGCCGCCGGCATGGGCGGTGGCACCGGCACCGGCGCCGCCCCGATCATCGCGGAAATCGCCCGCGAGCAGGGCGCGCTCACCGTGGGCGTGGTCACCAAGCCGTTCACCCGCGAAGGGCGCCAGCGCCTGGCCAAGGGTGAGGACGGCATCAAGGAACTCAAGAAGCACGTCGACTCGCTGATCGTCATCCCCAACGACAGGCTCCTCGGTCTGGCCGGCAAGTCCATGTCCATCCTGGACGCCTTCAAGCCTTCCGACGACGTGCTGCGCCAGGCGGTGCAGGGCATCTCCGACCTGATCACCCAGTCCGGCCTGATCAACGTCGACTTCGCCGACGTCAAGTCGATCATGAGCGAGCGCGGCATGGCCATGATGGGTATCGGCCTGGGCAACGGTGAGAACCGCGCCGTTGACGCCGCTCTGAAAGCCATTTCCAGCCCGCTGCTGGAAGACATCGACATCTCGGGAGCCAAGGGCGTCCTGGTCAACATCTCCGGGTCCTCCTCCATGACCATGGACGAGTTCGACGCGGCCAGCAAGGTGATCCACGAGAAGGTGCACGAGGACGCCAACATCATCGTCGGTCTGGTCATCGACGAAAACCTCGGTGAGACCATCAAGGTCACCGCCATCGCCACCGGCTTCGGCGACCGCTTCGACCTCGAGAAAGGTCGTCACGAGATCAAGAACGTGAGCACCCTGGTCAAGCCGCAGCCCGAAGTGAACCGCGAGATCCCGACCTACATCCGCGCCAAGCAGGAGCGTGAAGCCACCAGGCAACAGCGCAGCTTCCTGATGGACGACGAGGACCAGTACGATATCCCGACCTTCCTCAGGAAGTCGGTCGACTAGGACCACTACAGAGACGAAACGAGAAGGCCCGGCCCCGCAAGGGAGCCGGGCCTTTTTCTTTATAAAGCCCCCCCCCTGCTGCCCCATCCAAATCCCAACCAATCCCTAAAGCATCCCCAGATTTATCCGATAGATGCACAATGGCCATGTAAGTATTGAGGCCTCCTTTGTCGCACCTAAAGTCGGAGCCACCCTTGTCCATCGACGACCAACCACTCTACAACAGCAAGATCATCAGTATCTTCGTCAGCCTGCTGCAGAAGAAGTATCCGCACGTCGACGTGCCGGAACTGCTGCGTTACGCGGAAATAACCCCGTACGAAGTGAGCGACGAGGGACACTGGCTTACCCAGCGCCAGGTGGACCGCTTCCACGCCCGGATGACCCAGATGGTGGGGGCCGACATCTCCAGGGAGGGGGGGCGCTACGCCGCGTCGTCCGCCGCCCACGGCATGATGATGAAGTACACCCTGGGGCTGATCGGCCCGGCCAATACACTTCTTGCCATCGGTAAGTGTTCCTGCAATTTCAGTAGGTCCGGGAACTACACCGCAGCGAAACTGGCCGACAACAAAGTGGAGATCACCTTCGTGCCCCACGAGGGTGTCGAGGAACAGCCTTTCCAGTGCGAGAACCGCATCGGCATGTTCGAGGCGGTGGTGATGCTGTTCAACTATCACCCCCCCGAGATCGAGCACAACGAGTGCATCTTCCAGGGGGGGGAGTGCTGCCGTTACATCGTCTCCTGGAAAAAAACGTTGTACGCCAAAGTGCGCAGTTTCAGGAATCGGCTGATCCCTCTCGCCTTGATCGTCTACGCGTTGTTGCTGCACTTCGGACTGGTGGGCCATCCGGTGCAGTTTCTTGCCGCCCTTGCCTTCCTCGCCCTCGGTAGTTCTTACGTGGCCCAGCTGATGGAAACGCGGGAAATCGTCACCGCGCTGGACCAGGTGAAGGAATCGACCGAGCAGATAGTCGCGCAGATGGGCGTCAACTACAACAACGCCCGCATGGTCAACGAGGTCGGCCAGGCACTCAGCACGCAGGCGGGGATCAAGGACGTGCTGGAAAACGTGATCAAGGTGATCGAGAAGCGGCTCAACTACGACCGCTGCATCATCATGCTCGCCGACGCCAGGAAGTCGCGCCTGACCTTCAGCACCGGCTACGGTTATACCGACGCACAACGGGAAGTGCTCCTCGAAACATCCTTTGACCTGACTGCGCCGGACACCCAGGGCGTCTTCGTCACCTGCTTCCGTGAAAACCAGAGCCGGTTCGTGAGCGACTTTGCGGAGGTGGCATACCTGCACACGCGGCGCAGCGTCGTGTTGTCGCAGGAACTGGAGGCGCGCTCCTTCATCTGTTGTCCCATCGCCTGGGATGGCGAGGTGCTGGGAGTCCTGGCGGTGGACAACAAGAAGTCGCAGCGCCCTCTGATGCAGAGCGATCTGAGCCTGTTGACCGGCATCGCCCCGGTGATCGGTATGAGTCTGCGCAACGCCATCCACCTCGAGCGTGAGCGGCGCATGTCCGAGCAGATCCGGCAATCCCAGAAGATGGAATCGGTCGGGGTCCTCGCGGGTGGCATCGCCCACGACTTCAACAACCTGCTCACCGGCATGATGGGATTCGTAGCGTTAGCTCAGATGAAGTTGAAGAGGGACGACCCGGCCCAGGAGTACCTGGAGCAGGTGCTGAATGCGGCCGAGCGGGCCGCCTCGCTGACCCAAGGGCTGCTCGCCTTCAGCCGCAAGCAGGTCAACCATCCCGAGCCGGTCAACCTGAACCAGGTGGTCGCCAACCTGCGCAAGATCGTGAGCCGGTTGGTGACGTCGAAGATCACGCTGCGCATCGAACTTTCGCCAGAGAAACTGGCAGTCGTGGCGGACTCCAGCCAAATGGACCAGGTGATCACCAACCTGGTCAACAACGCACGCGACGCCATGCCTGACGGGGGCACACTAACTATCTGTACCAGCTCAATGGAGATGAACGAGGAGTGGGTCGACCAGCGCGGGTATGGGAGACCGGGGCGCTACGCCGTGATTTCGGTCACGGACACCGGTACCGGGATCGACGAGGCGACCAAGGCGCACGTGCTGGAACCATTCTTCACCACCAAGGAAGTAGGCAAGGGGAGCGGCCTTGGCCTCGCCATCGTCTACGGCATTGTCAAGCAGCACGAGGGGTATGTCGAAATCGACAGTACCCCCGGCGTGGGGACCACCCTCAACGTTTATGTTCCACTGCTGACCGGGACTGCCGCGGCAGGCGTTGCCGAACTGCAGGATCCCGACGCGCCGGCCCCGGCGGTCATCGTATTCAGCCGTCCAGAAAGCCGACCCACTTCACCCTGAGCGTCGCCACGCCGAACTCCTCCTCGACTACCCCCTTCAACAGGTAGGGGCGGCGCTGCGAGAGCTTACGGCAAAAGCGTGCGTAGACGTCCGGGAAAAAGGTTGCGTCAAAGATTGCCGTCACATCCTCGAAGGAAACAAACTCCATCGGGCGGCCGTGCTTGTCCTCTACCGCCTTGGTGGTGATCCACCACCCCACCATGGTCACCCACTTCCCCGAATGCTTGATCAGTTCCGATGCCTTGATGGGCCGGTGCCGCTGCCACTGGGCCTTGTACAGGGCGAGCGGGTGCCGCGAGGCGAGGAAGCCGAGCGCCTCCACCTCCTGCCTTAACACCGTGTCGGCGTCGTAGGGGGGCGGCGTGGGGAGCTCGGTCTTCTGTTCGAAAAGGAGTGCCGTCGCCTCCTGCTGGAAATGGAGCAGTTCCCACAACAGTGCCGGCCGCCTCTGTTCACCCTCCTGAACGTCGAAACAACCGGCCTTCACCAACCGCTCTGCGTCCGCCCGCTGCACGTTGGCCCGGTGCAGGAAGTCCCGGAACGACGTGAACGCTCCCCGTTCGCGGCGCTCCTTGAGCAGGCGCTGTGCCCCCTCCCGGGTCAGCCCGTCGATCTGCATCAGCCCGATCCGCAGCGATTTCTCGAAGCCGATGTAGTGATAGTCGCTCTCGTTGATGTCCGGCGGCAGGATGGTGAGCCCCAGCCGGCGCCCCTCCGAGATATAGGCGAAGGGCGAGTAATAGCCACCCTGGTTAGAGATGACCGCCGCAATGAATTGTGCCGGGTGGTTGGCCTTCATGTACGCCGCCTTGGCACTCAACAGGGCGTAACTCGCCGAATGCGGTTTGCAGAAGGAGTAACCGGCGAAAGAGAGGATCTGGTCCCAGATCGCGTCCAGCACCGGCACGGTGACGCCGCGCTCTTCCCCCCCCGCCATGAACTTGGCCCGGAAATCCTCCAGCCGCTTGCCCCGGTGCTTCTTGGTGATCACCTTCCTGAGCTGGTCCCCCTCGCTGGCCGAGAAACCCGAGAGCTCCATGGCGATCTGGGTGATCTGCTCCTGGTAGATGGCGATGCCCAGCGTCTCGCCCAGGACGGGCTTCAGGAGCGGGTGCAGGTGCGCCCACTTCTTTCCCTGCATGCGGGCCACGTATTCCTGGATGAAGCTGTTTGCCGCCGGCCGTATGATGGAGGAGGCCTGCACCAGCACCTCGAACAGATCGATATCGAACGTTTCCCGAGGCGCAGTCGAACTCCAGATTTTTCGCAACAGCAGTCGTACCGATGGGGACTCGAGGTAAAAGCAGCCGATGGTGAGA
This window of the Geomonas agri genome carries:
- the ftsA gene encoding cell division protein FtsA; translation: MSATRRDNLIVGLDIGTTKICAIVGNVTEDGIDIVGIGTSPSKGLRKGVVINIESTVSAIKKAIEEAELMAGCEIKSVYAGIAGGHIKGFNSQGVIAIKNREVSPEDVKRVIEAAKAIAIPMDREVIHILPQEFIIDDQDGIREPLGMSGVRLEAKVHIVTGAVASAQNIVKSCNRAGLEVADIVLEQLSSSEAVLSADEKELGVALVDIGGGTTDIAIFVDGAIKHTSVLSLGGNHLTNDIAVGLRTPMAEAERIKQKYGCCLSSLVGKDETIEVPSVGGRKPRILSRQLLCEILEPRVEEIFTLVNREIVKSGLEDMIASGVVITGGSTILEGMPELAEQIFNLPVRRGLPQRIGGLTDVVNSPVYATGVGLVVYGSKNVGVHEFPTQQSDETVFRRVSRRMKEWFGEFF
- the ftsZ gene encoding cell division protein FtsZ, producing MFHFDESIDQTAKIKVIGVGGSGGNAVNTMMTVGIAGVDFIVANTDAQALRMSKAPVKIQIGTQLTKGLGAGANPNVGRDAALEDKDKVTEALNGADMIFVAAGMGGGTGTGAAPIIAEIAREQGALTVGVVTKPFTREGRQRLAKGEDGIKELKKHVDSLIVIPNDRLLGLAGKSMSILDAFKPSDDVLRQAVQGISDLITQSGLINVDFADVKSIMSERGMAMMGIGLGNGENRAVDAALKAISSPLLEDIDISGAKGVLVNISGSSSMTMDEFDAASKVIHEKVHEDANIIVGLVIDENLGETIKVTAIATGFGDRFDLEKGRHEIKNVSTLVKPQPEVNREIPTYIRAKQEREATRQQRSFLMDDEDQYDIPTFLRKSVD
- a CDS encoding GAF domain-containing sensor histidine kinase, which encodes MSIDDQPLYNSKIISIFVSLLQKKYPHVDVPELLRYAEITPYEVSDEGHWLTQRQVDRFHARMTQMVGADISREGGRYAASSAAHGMMMKYTLGLIGPANTLLAIGKCSCNFSRSGNYTAAKLADNKVEITFVPHEGVEEQPFQCENRIGMFEAVVMLFNYHPPEIEHNECIFQGGECCRYIVSWKKTLYAKVRSFRNRLIPLALIVYALLLHFGLVGHPVQFLAALAFLALGSSYVAQLMETREIVTALDQVKESTEQIVAQMGVNYNNARMVNEVGQALSTQAGIKDVLENVIKVIEKRLNYDRCIIMLADARKSRLTFSTGYGYTDAQREVLLETSFDLTAPDTQGVFVTCFRENQSRFVSDFAEVAYLHTRRSVVLSQELEARSFICCPIAWDGEVLGVLAVDNKKSQRPLMQSDLSLLTGIAPVIGMSLRNAIHLERERRMSEQIRQSQKMESVGVLAGGIAHDFNNLLTGMMGFVALAQMKLKRDDPAQEYLEQVLNAAERAASLTQGLLAFSRKQVNHPEPVNLNQVVANLRKIVSRLVTSKITLRIELSPEKLAVVADSSQMDQVITNLVNNARDAMPDGGTLTICTSSMEMNEEWVDQRGYGRPGRYAVISVTDTGTGIDEATKAHVLEPFFTTKEVGKGSGLGLAIVYGIVKQHEGYVEIDSTPGVGTTLNVYVPLLTGTAAAGVAELQDPDAPAPAVIVFSRPESRPTSP